The Planktothrix sp. FACHB-1365 genomic sequence AGGTCACGGGCAGAACACCCGTTTATAGGTGTTAGGTCGAAGTCCAGCGATGGATGCAGCCGAGACACACTAACAGACCGAGGGCTTGACCTCATCTGTTTTCTTCTGATTCTCTATGCAGTCTTCAATGTTTTGTTTATATTTTTTCAATCAATTCAATCAAAAAATCAAGCCTCTTTCTAATTAATCAGAAGGAGGTTTTGTTATTTTTAAGAATATTGGTTATTTGGCTGTGATCATGAGTTCTGATTTAATCCCTGTACCTGATCCTAAAGTACCCATGTGGCGTCGTTATGCGGCTTTAGGGATTGATTTCTTGTTGGTTGGGTTACTTTGTTTTGCTTTAAGTGCTAATGGCCTAACTCTCTTATTTGTATTTATGATGAGTTGGTTAGTCTGTCGTGTTGTTGTTGTGTCTAAAAATCAAGGACAGAGTTTAGGACACTGGGCTTTTGATATACGAGTGGTTGACAGCCAATTTTACCGAACCCCTCGCCTTTTAGAACTAACAAAAAGAGAAGCGGTGATCGGGTTGGGTGCTTTTCTGTTTCTGCTCGGTTTAGGGAATCTAGCCTCTGGAAATGCCGCAATTTTGTTATTGATGCTGCCTATTATCATAGATTGTGGAGCCGTTTTATTCGATACCAGTCGTCATCCTCAGACGGTTCATGACCGTATTGGGCATACGATTGTGATTGGTAGCAGACGGGGCTACTCCCTGGATGTGAAAATCCGCTATTTTATTGACAAAGTGAAGCGAGAGATGAAATAATAAATATTTGTGCTTAAATAATCAAAACTGTTTACAATTATGGCTAAAGGTGTTCGCCTCGTTATTACTTTAGAATGTACGGAGTGCCGTACAAACTCGGATAAGCGTACTCAGGGGGTTTCTCGATATACCACAACGAAAAACCGTCGGAATACGACAGGACGCTTAGAACTGAAAAAGTTTTGTCGCCATTGTAACAAACACACGGTTCACAAAGAAATTAAGTAATGATCCGCTTGGTGTTCATTCCTGAAACACTAACGTCCACCCTTAAACCCATTTCAGCAATTCATAGAGGATTAATTTCAGCATGACTTACTTCCGTCGCCAAGTTTCCCCCATTAAACCCGGAACTCCAATCGATTATAAAGATATCGAACTGTTACGGAAATTTGTTACAGAACGCGGTAAAATCTTACCACGTCGGATTACCGGGCTGACCTGTAAACAGCAACGAGATCTGACACAAGCGATTAAACGGGCTAGAATTCTAGCTATGTTGCCTTTTGTGAACAAGGAAGGCTAATTTTATCTGTGGAAAAGGGTACTCTGATTGAGCTTAGATTACACGGGGAGCGCCGCCTCGCCGTTGCTGACCGACCTGAAGGTAAAAAACACTGGGTTGTTATTGATGAAAACCTCCTAGCTCATACGGTTCACCCTCGGCAAATTGCTTACGAGGTAACGGGGGCTACATATAAACCTGCGGATATTCCGGCGTTTACTAAAGAATTGCAACCTTATCTTGATCCGTCAAGTTTAGAGGTGGCTTGGGAAATTTTAGTGGAGCAAGGAGATACCGTAGACCCCAAAGAAATGGCTCTGCTTTTGTTTTCGGAGCAGAGTCCGCCTCAATGTTATGCCAGTTATGTGCTGTTGTCTAATGATAAACTCTACTTCAAACAGAAGGGCGATCGCTACGAACCTCGCTCTCCTAATCAAGTTGCAGAGATTAAACATCAGCAGGAAGTTGAGCAGCAAAAGCAACGAGAAGTTCAAGAATATTGGCGGAGAGTACAAAAGAGACTAGCGGGTGAAGTGGTAGAATGGCAAAATAGCGATCGTACCCGCTTGGATGCGTTAGAGCGTTTTGCACTTTATGGAGAAGAAGCTTCCAATATTGCACCCGCTTTAGAAACGTTGGCAACTTTGGAACGATCTCAAACGCCCCAAGCTGCGTTCCAACTGTTAGTAGAGTTAGGGATATGGGGTCTACATGAAAACCTATCTCTACGTCGCAGTCAAATTCCCACCCAATTTTCAACTCAAGTGCTTGAAGTAGCTCGATGTTGCTTAAATTCTCCCCCCCCTGATCCTGATGCTAACCGTTTAGATCTGACTCATCTGAAGGTGTATACCATTGATGATGAGAGTACCCGTGAGATTGATGATGGTTTAAGCTTAGAGATTTTGGAGGATGGACGACAACGAATTTGGATTCATATTGCTGATCCGACTCGTTTAATTTCCCCTGGAGATGAACTAGACTTAGAAGCTCGTCGGCGAACCACAACGGTTTATCTACCGACGGGGATGGTTCCCATGTTCCCCTCTGAATTGGCAACGGGGCCGATGAGCTTAGTTCAGGGGCAAATTTGTTGTGCCTTGAGTTTTGGTGTGATTTTGGATGCAACGGGTGGGGTACAAGAGTATAGTATTCATGTCAGTACGATTAAACCAACCTATCGCCTCACCTACGATGATGTGGATGAGATGTTGCAAATTGGCATCCAAGGGGAGCCGGAAATTGATGCTTTATCGATGTGGGCTAAACGTCGTAAGGAATGGCGCAATGCCAATGGGGCGATTAGTATTTATATGCCAGAGTCGCTAATTAAGGTGAACGGCGAGGAAATCAGTATTACGGTGTTAGAAGATTCTCCGTCCCGACAAATGGTGGCGGAAATGATGATTTTAACCGGAGAAGTCGCCGCCCGTTATGGCCAAACCCATAATTTAGCGTTACCGTATCGCAGTCAACCGCAACCGGAATTACCCCCAGAAGAAGAGTTGATGCAGTTACCACCTGGGGCAGTTCGAGCTTGTGCGATGCGGCGTTATATGCCTCGTAGCGAAGTGAGTTTAACTCCTTCCCGCCATGCCAGTTTGGCTTTGGAAACTTATACCCAGGTGACATCACCCATTCGCCGTTATAGTGATTTGTTGGCTCATTTTCAAATTAAAGCTCATCTGCGAGGAGAATCGCCTCCTTTTTCTGTGGAACAAATGCAGGAAATGGTGATGAGTTTAGGGCCTGCGGTGAAAGAAGCCTCTAAAGTTGAACGGGAAACGAATCGTTATTGGAGTTTGGAGTTTTTACGTCGTAATAGCGATGAAATTTGGCAAGCCACGATGTTACGATGGTTGCGGGAAGATGCTAATTTAGGGTTAGTGTTTTTAGAAGAGTTAGCTTTAGAATTACCGATGCGGTTTAGCCGTGCTGTAGAAGTTGGAGAACAGTTTGAGGTAAAAGTGAGTCATGTTGATCCGCGTTTGGATGTGATTCAATTTCAAGAAATTATTACTCCGACTGCTTCATCAATGGTTTAATCTTTGCCAAGGATCTGTAAAAATGATTAATATTGGCTTCTATTCTAAAAAATCAAGCCAAGGTAGAATTACAGAGCGAGATTTCCACCTATTAACTGTGAAATCAATGGAAGGAGAACGCAATGAAAACAGTGAAGTCCGTACCCCCCTCTGACCTATTTATTCCACCCGGATATCTCAATATTATGGGTTATGTGGATGAATCTGAGGTCAATGGCCCTGGATGTCGGGCGGTGGTTTGGGTTCAGGGGTGTTTGCGGGAATGTCCGGGGTGTTTTAATCCTGAGTCTTGGTCATTTAAACCTAATCAGTTAATTGCGGTTGAAGATCTAGCGGAACAAATTTTAAAAAATCCTCGAAATCAAGGGGTAACATTTTCAGGCGGCGAACCTTTTTGGCAAGCTGAACCTTTAACTCAATTAGCAAAACTGGTTAAAGCGAAAGGATTTAATGTGATGTCCTTTACAGGGTTTACTTTAGCAGAATTAAAATCTCCAGATGCCCCTCCCCACGCGCAAGATTTATTGGCAGAATTGGATATTTTAATTGATGGCCCTTATACAGAATCCTTAGCCATTCATTCTCCAAATTCTTTAGTTTCTTCTCGAAATCAACGGGTTCACGTTTTTAATCAGGAATTACAAGATCAACTCACTTGGGCTTCAGATCAAGTTGAAATTCATATTCTCAAAGATGGACGAAGAATTATTACTGGATTTCAAGGTCACATGAATTTAGATGATTAGTTGTTTACACCTATATCCATACATCATTAAGACTTTTTATCCTCAACCTAATAATAATTCGCTAAAATATAAGGCGTGAGTCAATGGGGTTGAAGGATGAATTTTACAACTGAATCTAATCCTCCGAAAATCGTTGTTGTGGGTGCAGGATGGGCAGGTTTAGGGGCAACGTATCACCTCGCTCAACAAGGTTATCCTGTGACTTTATTAGAAGCCAGTTCTTACCCAGGAGGATTAGTTGCTGGATGGAAAACCCCTGGCGGACGTTCGATTGAAGCCGGAATTCATGGGTTTTGGTATCCCTATTCTAATATATTTTCATTAGTTTATCAATTAGGTTTAAATCCCTTTACTCCCTGGACTCGTTCGGCTCAATATTCTCCAATGGGTTTAGAAGTTGAATCTCCTATTTTTCAAGATTTACCCACCTTACCAACACCGTTAGGAACGTTTATTTATACTCAATTTAAACGTTTACCTTTGAGCGATCGCTTGTCTGCTTTACCGCTTCTTTATTCTTTAATTGATTTTGATAATTCCGATGAAGCTTGGCAACGATATGATTGTATCACAGCGCGAGAATTATTCAAACAATATGGGGTATCATCGAGACTCTATCATGAAGCTTTTAACCCCATGTTATTAGTTGGGTTATTTGCTCCGGGTGAGCAATGTTCAGCCGCCGCCGCTTTAGGAATGTTGTATTATTTTATTTTAGCTCATCAACCTAATTTTGATGTGGTTTGGTGTCGGGGAACTGTCGGAGAAAAAATATTTCATCCCTGGGTAGAAAGGATTAAACAGTTAGGCGGTAAAGTGATAACAAATCAACGGGTTAGTGATTTAAAACTAGATGAATCTGGAACGGTGAAAGGAGTGGTTTGTGGAGATTTTATTCATAATGCAGATGCGGTTATATTTGCCGTTGGAATTACAGGATTAAAGAAAATATTAGCGGGATCTCCGGCTTTACAGCAGCGAACAGAATTTAGAAATATTAATAACTTATCTGCTATTGATGTATTATCAACTCGGCTTTGGTTTGACCGAAAAATTACAATTCCTCGTGCTTCTAATGCTTGTTTTGGGTTTGATACGACAACCGGATGGACATTTTTTGATCTAAATGCACTTCATGATGAATTTCAGCAAGAACCAGGAACAGTCATTGAGGCTGATTTTTATCATGCTAATCAATTTTTACCTTTACAGGATGGGGAAATTATTAACATTGTTCAAAACTATCTAACTACCTGTATTCCTGAATTTCGTTCTGCTAGTATTATTGATCAAAGTGTTGTTCGCCTTCCCCAAGCGGTTACACACTTTTTCCCCGGTAGTTATCAATATTGCTTACCTACAAAAACCAGTTTTCCGAATCTGTTTATGAGTGGAGATTGGATTATTAACCGTCATGGATCATGGTCACAGGAAAAAGCGTATGTTACGGGGTTAGAAGCTGCTAATTTAATTATTGAGCAATTTAATTTAGGTGAAAAAGCACACATTATTCCTGTTGAACGAGATGAAGATCATATTCAAGTTTTACGAGATCTTAATCAATCTTGGAGAAATTTTAGTCAATTAATGTTTCCTCATTTTGGACTTCCCTAGGGTCTGCTGATTTCCTCTTATTCTAAAAACGTAATATGCACTTTTACAAAAATATCTAATTCTCGAATAATTAGCATGACAATAAAACATTAATTTCCACAAAGCGCAATCGAGCCAAGAACTCCATCACAAAAAAATGATAAAATGTTATAATCTGATCGAACTGTTTTATCAAAAACTTGAAATAATATTTTATGGCTATGAACATTGAACAAATTGAAAAGGCAATTTTAAATCTTTCTGAACAAGATTTTAGTAAATTACGCAATTGGTTATTAGACTTAGATTATCAACAATGGGATAAACAGTTAGAACAAGATATCATAAAGGGTAAACTTGATGATATAGCCTCTGAAGCACTTGCTGAATTTGAAGCCGGAGATTATCAACAAATGTAATGCACTATACTAATCGCAAATTCTGGTTATTTTATAATGAGCTACCTGAAGATATAAAACAGATAGCAGATTATTCTTATGAATTATTAAAAACTAATCCTAATCATCCTTCGTTACATTTTAAGAAAGTTAATAAATATTGGTCAGTAAGGGTGGGAAAAGCTTATCGTGCGTTAGGAATTGAAGTCAAAAATGGAATTTTATGGTTTTGGATTGGTACTCATGCTCAATATGATAGATTAATTGGTAAATAAAAGCGATCGCATTTCAAAACCTGAACTGAGCTAGAAAAGTAATAGTTTTTGCTTCTGTAGCCAGTTAATATTAGATTGTGATAATATTAGTTAAATTTTACTAATAAATCATCAAAATATGAAAATTAAAGTCATTGTTTGGCAAGAAGATAATGTTTGGTGTGCGAGTGTTCCTGCATTACCGGGTTGTCATACTTGGGGTGAGAGTTATGAACATTTAATGGAAATGGTGAAAGAGGCGATCAAAGGTTGGTTAGAAGTTGCAACAGCCTGATGCCATGAGTCAGTAATAACCTTTGACTAGATATTAAAAACGGCACACTAACGATTAGCAAATATAAAGATTTACAAAGATTATGAAAGGAGATAAAATTAAGGTCGTATAGACGGTTCAAGCAATAAGGAATGAAAAATAAATAACTTGCACAATTACACCCTGGAAACCTTGATCTACTGTAAACTATTGCTCAATTAGTCACCTTATTGGTTTTTCATTCCTAAACATCAAGATATAGTTTATATTTTTGTCCATCTGTTTGTTAATGTTGTCATAGATCGAGTTGATTGAGGTTCCTATTAAGATAAAAGAGTAAGAATCTTCTCCAACCTAACCCTATCGTACTCGCCACAATTTAATCGTCTTGTCCAAACTCCCACTAGCTAACGTTCGACCATCGGGACTGAAGGCTACAGACCAGACATGATCTGAATGTCCGGTGAGAGTAGCAATTTGCCGTTGGCTCTGCACATCCCACAATTTAATCGTGTTGTCCACACTTCCACTAGCTAACGTCCGACCATCGGGACTGAAGGTTACAGACCAGAGCATCTCTGAATGTCCGGTGAGCGTGGAAATTTGCCGTTGGCTCTGCAC encodes the following:
- a CDS encoding type II toxin-antitoxin system HicB family antitoxin, coding for MKIKVIVWQEDNVWCASVPALPGCHTWGESYEHLMEMVKEAIKGWLEVATA
- a CDS encoding FAD-dependent oxidoreductase; translation: MNFTTESNPPKIVVVGAGWAGLGATYHLAQQGYPVTLLEASSYPGGLVAGWKTPGGRSIEAGIHGFWYPYSNIFSLVYQLGLNPFTPWTRSAQYSPMGLEVESPIFQDLPTLPTPLGTFIYTQFKRLPLSDRLSALPLLYSLIDFDNSDEAWQRYDCITARELFKQYGVSSRLYHEAFNPMLLVGLFAPGEQCSAAAALGMLYYFILAHQPNFDVVWCRGTVGEKIFHPWVERIKQLGGKVITNQRVSDLKLDESGTVKGVVCGDFIHNADAVIFAVGITGLKKILAGSPALQQRTEFRNINNLSAIDVLSTRLWFDRKITIPRASNACFGFDTTTGWTFFDLNALHDEFQQEPGTVIEADFYHANQFLPLQDGEIINIVQNYLTTCIPEFRSASIIDQSVVRLPQAVTHFFPGSYQYCLPTKTSFPNLFMSGDWIINRHGSWSQEKAYVTGLEAANLIIEQFNLGEKAHIIPVERDEDHIQVLRDLNQSWRNFSQLMFPHFGLP
- the rpmG gene encoding 50S ribosomal protein L33 is translated as MAKGVRLVITLECTECRTNSDKRTQGVSRYTTTKNRRNTTGRLELKKFCRHCNKHTVHKEIK
- a CDS encoding RDD family protein gives rise to the protein MSSDLIPVPDPKVPMWRRYAALGIDFLLVGLLCFALSANGLTLLFVFMMSWLVCRVVVVSKNQGQSLGHWAFDIRVVDSQFYRTPRLLELTKREAVIGLGAFLFLLGLGNLASGNAAILLLMLPIIIDCGAVLFDTSRHPQTVHDRIGHTIVIGSRRGYSLDVKIRYFIDKVKREMK
- a CDS encoding ribonuclease catalytic domain-containing protein; its protein translation is MEKGTLIELRLHGERRLAVADRPEGKKHWVVIDENLLAHTVHPRQIAYEVTGATYKPADIPAFTKELQPYLDPSSLEVAWEILVEQGDTVDPKEMALLLFSEQSPPQCYASYVLLSNDKLYFKQKGDRYEPRSPNQVAEIKHQQEVEQQKQREVQEYWRRVQKRLAGEVVEWQNSDRTRLDALERFALYGEEASNIAPALETLATLERSQTPQAAFQLLVELGIWGLHENLSLRRSQIPTQFSTQVLEVARCCLNSPPPDPDANRLDLTHLKVYTIDDESTREIDDGLSLEILEDGRQRIWIHIADPTRLISPGDELDLEARRRTTTVYLPTGMVPMFPSELATGPMSLVQGQICCALSFGVILDATGGVQEYSIHVSTIKPTYRLTYDDVDEMLQIGIQGEPEIDALSMWAKRRKEWRNANGAISIYMPESLIKVNGEEISITVLEDSPSRQMVAEMMILTGEVAARYGQTHNLALPYRSQPQPELPPEEELMQLPPGAVRACAMRRYMPRSEVSLTPSRHASLALETYTQVTSPIRRYSDLLAHFQIKAHLRGESPPFSVEQMQEMVMSLGPAVKEASKVERETNRYWSLEFLRRNSDEIWQATMLRWLREDANLGLVFLEELALELPMRFSRAVEVGEQFEVKVSHVDPRLDVIQFQEIITPTASSMV
- the rpsR gene encoding 30S ribosomal protein S18, giving the protein MTYFRRQVSPIKPGTPIDYKDIELLRKFVTERGKILPRRITGLTCKQQRDLTQAIKRARILAMLPFVNKEG
- a CDS encoding 4Fe-4S single cluster domain-containing protein, with the protein product MKTVKSVPPSDLFIPPGYLNIMGYVDESEVNGPGCRAVVWVQGCLRECPGCFNPESWSFKPNQLIAVEDLAEQILKNPRNQGVTFSGGEPFWQAEPLTQLAKLVKAKGFNVMSFTGFTLAELKSPDAPPHAQDLLAELDILIDGPYTESLAIHSPNSLVSSRNQRVHVFNQELQDQLTWASDQVEIHILKDGRRIITGFQGHMNLDD